The sequence below is a genomic window from Lolium perenne isolate Kyuss_39 chromosome 4, Kyuss_2.0, whole genome shotgun sequence.
ATTCAGAGCTGATATCCGAATAAGCCTTGCTCATTTATGGGACCTTGTATGGCGCCTGCAAATACAAAGTTTTGTTTTCAGTATAAAAAACAGCAAACAAACAGTGTTACGTGTGGTAAATTCTACTAAGTATTTGCTTAAAAAATTTGGGTACACTAACCTTGGATGGATGATAAAGCTAAATCAGCATGCAAGATTCTTTTTGTTATCTTTTGCAATTGAAATAGCTCATCAGACACACACATCATAATGGCTACCACATAGATGGAAATACATGATGAAATCTGGTCAAGAAATAGCCTCGATGATATCTAAACAAACACATCTAACAGAAGACTAAAATATTTTCTTTGACTGATCATCCATGGAACGACAGAGCTTACATATTTTGGGATCTCGCCAGAAAATCCTACCTTTTTCTGTGCAGTATTTGGGGTAAAAATACAGGCATCTTTCATGGCCACAAGCCTCTCCCAGCTGACCTTAGTATCTTTGCCCGCTACCTATAAGAAAAGGTAATACTTGGAATCAACTAAATCTATTAAACAATGAATTTTAAAACAACTTCCGAATTTGATGTTATTTTATATCCACCATACCTGCAGAGATTTTGAACAACAGCGACGGGCAGGTTATCACCTAAATCATGCAGTGCCTTAAACTGTCTGCTGTAGCTCCTGTTGTCCCGCATCGCCATCTTGAAGGATAATATTACCTTAACCATCAAAACGCACTGCTTCTTGAATGGCCTCACGTTGCAAGGGACAAGAATGAGTGGCCTGCAGAACTTGTTTGGTTCGCCCTTGACAATATGATACATAACATGAAGAAAATTACTGCGGCAACAATAATGATTACAACCTGAACTTTTCACCAAGACAAATTCTTGACACAAAAATCAGAGACTCTCCCAGCTCCCACGTGAAGTATTAACTCACCTGCAGTACCGGGAATAGATCTCCTGAACCACTTCATCTCCACGTCGTCCCAGATCCTGCTGCCACCATAGCGGAATTGTCTACATCGACATTCATCCCCATCACGAAATTATCCTATCGAGATTAAACGACACGAGAGGCAGATCCGGGCGATTGCATCCCCACTCCGTGGATGCCGCGGTCGTGGCAATATGCCAACCGGAAAAGGTTCTCCGTGACCCCTTGCCACCTACGGGATTTCCATGCTGCAATCCGGCTGCCATGGATCACCGGCGAGAGAGGCATTGCGGAAGGTCTTGACTCCTGAGGTAGCCCATTGGAGGGAGGCGGCTAGGTTTGGGGAGGCGAGCGGGGGACTACAGGGTTGCGATCCTGCGTTTGTGGCCGGTGGGGTTAGAGAACTTATTGATCGTGCTAACTGGGCTGGGCTTTAAGTTTTTCTTTTTCATAGTTGCAATCTGTACAGTGGGCAACGAATTGGACTGCAAcacatacatccgtatctacggtAGAATTTTACAACGAATATTTCAAGGGTTGCCAAGTATGCGTTGCTTTAGATGGGTTCTTCTTGTAGTTGCACTCACTAATCCTTTTGCATAAAATTTTCCAATTTTTTTTTACATTTGACCGAATAAATAGCTAAAGAAAACAATTATCAACAAATATTTTTAACTAATATTGGTAAAACAATTAAAAATATATATTGACATATCATATCATATAAATTTTTCATTGTAGATGTTAATATTTATCTATGTATACATGATCAAAACTACAAAGTTAACTTTAGAAACTTTGTATATGCAGCATACTTTGGAAAGAAAGGAGTACAATTTTGAATGACCAAAATTTACTAAGTTGTTTCAAACGAGAAAGGTGTAAAATTTGACACAACATCACACACTAGTTCTAGGGAAAATATAAGTAACAATCTGATAAGTCAAAATTTTCCATGGGTCACTTTATTGCACTCACTACTCCTTTTGCATAAAATTTTCCAATTATTTTCTAAAATTTGACCAAATAAATAGCTAGAGAAATTTTTTATCAACTACTATTTTTAATTAATAATGGTAAAACCATTATAAACTATATTGACATATCGTATTCATTGTAGATGCATTTATCTATGTATACACCATCAAAACTACAAAGTTTAACTTTGGCAACATTTTATATGCATCATACTTTGGAAAGAAGGGAGTAAAATTTTGAATGGCCAAAATTTACTAAGTTGTTTCTACTGAGAAAGGTGTAAACTTTGACACAACATCACAGACATGCGTAACACTAGTTCTAGGGAAAATGTAAGTAACAACCTAATAAGTCACAGTTTCTTAGACTATTTTCCGTATGTTACAGTTTCTTTTCAGAAATTTGTTTTTTAGGAAAAAAATAGTTTTGGGGCTCTCAACTACTGCAAAATTGTAACTTTGGTCCATTAACTTCTAACCTGAGATATTGGGTACATAAGTGTCAAAATCGTCTACAACTACAACAAAAGAAGAATTGTAATAAATATGACATAATTCATTTAATGAAACACCATATTCTTCATATGGAGAACACTAATTTTGATGATTGACCACATCATAAAGCCACAACCTCCGATTGTAACATGCATTCCCAATAAACATATATAATATACTTATATATATTACAACATATTTAATTTGAAAACCATTTGTATTTTCCATATATATTTTTTCTACTTATgaattttattttgaatttttttcctCCTTTTTCAGTATTAGTGGCGGATTTTCATATTTTACAAATGGCCGCCAATGACAAACGACTGAATTTTTATTATTTTGACATAAAAGGGAGCAAGAATGTCCCATGTAGAGTTGAAGGAACAAAAATTCACTTTGGCAACAGTTGAAGGACCAAAAATATATGTACCCTCAATGCATGGTGTATATAAAGTTTTCATTATCTTAATTTTTGGAGTCCCGATTCAGCGATTCTTCTTAGATGGAACTATCCACTTCACTCATAGAACTCTGATAATTGATCTTATAATTTTCAGTTAGAAGATTATAAATAAACAATCTAGCGTGCAAATTCTAGCTTTTATGGTTTATAAGTGGACATTTCCATTGTTATTTTCATTTTTCCTATTTTTGTATTTACTTCGTGTCGTGTAGATTTCTTTGATTATTTCTACATTTTTAGTTTAATTCGTAGGATTTTATATCGTAAGAACTTTTTCCTAATAATATTGTTTACTGTATTTCCCAGAATCAATCTTGTTGAGTAAAACGTTTGCTCTAAATTTTTTACAAACCTTGATGCAAATTCGGCACTGTAAGATTCAAAATAGTTTTCACATTGCAATCCTAACCCCCTTTTTTTATTGTGTGTTTTTCTGCAAATATAATGTGCGGATACAATCGATCGTGAACTTGAAATCAATTTTAATTAGGATTCACAGAATCAgttcatttatttatttataaTAGAAATACAGAATCAAGGAAGAACACGTAGTCACATATGGAGGGGTATGTAATATGTATATGCTCATGAGGAATAATATGGATTCAGTTTATTTATCTGTCATAGACATTAATTTGTTTGCAAAATAAAAGAAGTAGTAGAGTACTACAATTAGTAGCCTATATATCTAGTAACACATGGAGTGTATAGGTAATATATGGTCTTCACGGATATCACATCATCAGTTGGAACTTGGAACTTGGAACTGTAAATCTCATGGCTTGGCCGGCAGCGCTGTGGCGGGCTTGGCGGAAGCTTGGACGACCTTGATGAGCGCGTTGGTGATGTTCATCATCTTCTCGAAGTCGTTGTTTTTGGCGAGCACGGCGGTCCTGACGGGGCAGGGCGGCGTGTCCCGGCAGCTCTCGTCGCAGGACCAGGTGTCCTGCTCGGAGAGCTGGAGGTACTGTGCGACGAGGTTGAACTTGGCGTCGTCCACCTCGCCCTCGGCGTCGTCCAGGTGCGACACGGCGTCCTCGATGTCCTGCGCGCACTCGTCCAGGCACTGCCACAGCAGGTTGTCCTTGACCAGGTCCAGCTCGCGCCGCGCGTAGCTCCCCGCCGTGGCGCCGAGCCGGGCCGACGCCTTGATCGCGAGCTCCGCTAGCGCGCGCTCGGTCGTCGCCGTCTTGATGTCCGGGTCGGCGGAGAGCACCATGGTGCAGAAGATCGGGTTCGGCGTCTTGGCGCACGTCGCCTTCACGTCCTGCAGGGCGGCGTCGACGACGAGGATGGGGGCggtggcgaggaggaggaggaggaggacggaggaGGAGACGATCAGGGCGAGGCTCGTGCTGCTGCTGCGCGTGGCCATGGTCGACGCACGTACGATAGATCCACTCCGTCCGGCCGGGGGTTCCGATCGTTCACGAGAACGGGAGGCAGCCGCGAGTGAGTATATACGCGCGCGACTGGCCGTTTGGGGCGTGTGGCCCGGAGTGTTTCGTGGCTCATTCTATGCATGCATGCCACTGGTTTGTGCCTCACTGCTTGGCCGTCCGAACCGGCTGTCTATTGCGTTTGTTATGGTCCGGTCATATTTTTCTCAAATCTGAGTTTTGCTCAAGTCTTAAATAAACTTAAGGACATATTCAAAGAAATTCTGACCATCCATTGGTACGGTCATCTAGTAGTTGACATCGTTTCTTCCAAGGCGAAACCACAGCGAGAAGCAGCAAGACGAAACGGAGAGGATGTCGGTACCAACAAGATACTAGGTGGTATTGTTTCTCATCGAAACATAGAATCGTATCATGATACTAGAAAAAAAATTTATTAAAAAATAATGCCTCAGATAAATTTAAGTTTAATCTTCAATTTGAATTTTGAGCATATTCTGTATCTTTCATCTATCATAGAGTCTCATTGTGTAAATAACATATTTAAATAATATATAAATATGGACTAACTTATCTAATGCATTATaaaaaataattaataattaaccCAAAAAAACAAAAGAATATGTATGTTTGACAGTTGGTACAAACAAATGGCTAGTTTATTGCTTTCTTGCACATGCAAATCATTTTAAACCCATCTTACCCAAACTTACtaaatatttattttttaaaTACTTAGTTAGCTTTGAGACCGTAAAATAACTTAACTTGCCATACCGATTTGTCCATACTTTTGAGCATAGGCGTGTGATCGTACAGTATCGCTTTTGTATTAGGATGCTAAATATACCACGATACGTTTCTGGGTACGACTAAGATACTACTTGATTAAGATATCATCACGGTATGTATCAATTGGTCACAGTAATATCGTAAAATCGTAAGATATTGTGATACGGTATACCGACAACCATGGATATGACACCATGGTGACAACACTGGATGATCTATAATTTCAGGGCATTCATGTTCAACAAATTATTAACATTTTTCGTAAAACTACAACAGAATTATACCCAAATTTCTTAGTATAACTATCATGTCTTATCATTAATAAAATGATTGTAACACTCGCTAAAGGCTTTGCCGAATTTTTTTAGCCATTCAGTGAGTCATTTCGGTACATGGGAAAGAATCGTTTTCATGTAGTGTATGCTTGCCGTTTAAGCGCCAAATGAGTCGGCGTTTTCACCCTGTGGTTTTTGGTCTTGTGCTAAAAAATGCAATTCTTGTTGCCTCACGGCCTAACGGTCAAACATCAACCATTGAAAAAACATCATGATCCGTGCAGACCAAGTTAAAAATGTTAAACTTAACCGTGATGTCCACTTATTCTGCGAATCACGCAGCGAAATGTACGGTAGATACATGACCGGTAAGCCATGGCACAGCTAAAAACCCGTGTTAGTGTTGTGCAGATCGGAACAAGCTTTGCGATGTAGTTGTGAGAGATCAGTACATAATTAGGTTAGCTTATTTGCCTATAGGAATTCGTTGTAGGTGTCGGAATTTGTTCTCGGCTAACAAACTGAGAGATTAATCACGGCGGCACCTCTCTCATGTATGCGCAACGACCGAAAGTGCAAAACAAGAACTGACTATGGTCTCGTTTCCCTAGCACCATGTATGTGAAGAACACCATATTTTTTGTGTGGGGATAACTTGAGAGAACAACCCACCCCAACTACCGATCCAAAACAAGTGGTGCTAAAGGGAGGCGAAGATCATCTACCACCGTCGGCCTCCCAGGCAGTGCCGACGGCGTCCATAGGGTTCCCGCACAGGAACGGCGTCTCTACCACGACTAACTCTCTAAACCACCGCGGTCTGAAGCCTGAAATAAGCATATGGGCATGTCGTCCACTCCAGTTACCTGTAAGTGCACCCCTTAATCTCCCTATGAACGTTTATAGGTGCTCTAAGTATGATGAGTTTATGCTAATGTCCACTTTGAATTGAGACTAACTATGGTATCAAAGCCCATCTGATCATATTAGAGTCCTAATTAATGATTAGGAGATTATCCATGTCTCCTCTGCCTAAATTATTAGCATATTGACGATCAAGTTTTAATTTTATTTTGATATCAGTATTAATGACCATGACTGTGAAACAAATAAGCCCATGCTCAAGGTTATGGATTATTAATTCCTTTTGATGTTGTTTTAGTACGATTTCCAGTTTTATTGGCAATTAGGAGGAAAGGAATCAAATGTTTAACAAATTCCCAAAATATTTTCCCCAATTATGAAGCCCTAGCAAGAAATCCCCAAAATATCACTGAACCCTACAATTCGAAACCAAGCAAATCCAAAGTTTAGGGTTTGGATTTTCACCTTATGACAATCGCGGCAACTCTCATGGACGACGAGCACGGCTTCCATGGCATATATGCGCGTCACTGTCTCCTCCTTATGGCATGCCTCGTGTCTTCGTTGTTGTTGGTAGTGAAGACGATAGGGTCATGGACAGTCGGCGCGCGGGACACCACCTCCTCGCCGAACCACTGATGCGACGTACCGGCTCCACTCCATGGAGAAGTCTGCGAGATCCAATCGGCACCAGCTTTTCTGGCGAGCGAATCCATCGCGCCACCGGGAGTGGGAGTGCTTCCGCTGCTGGTCGCTACCGAGCTGCCTTAGCTCCTTGCCCTCCCCAAATCGATGCCTCTGCCGACCCGACCATCCCTCTAACCCCGCCATCACCCCTTCTTCTTCGGTGCTGGCGAGCCCCCACCCTAAGCCTAAGTTCGGTCGCTGGAGAGACCCCTCTGCACCCCACCAACCGTGAACCCTACATTTTTTTGCCTTGCCTCTGCCGACGATGCCGCTGCCAGCCGCATCGTCCTAGTCTCCTTCGGTGAGGTCATGGGCTCACCTCCGTCAAGGCACTGTGGCTAGCCGCGTCAGCCTTGTCGTCAGCGAGGGCTTTGTTTGCCacacatcttcttcctcctgatgtcTTTGTTGGTGAtggtgggccggcccacaagCCAGGCAGGCATGCAGGGGTACACGGCGTCGATCATATACACCACAACGTGTAGTCTATAGGATTTGCCTAGCAGTGTGTGAAGCTTTTGTCTTCCTCCTCACGTTCACCTACAGAGCCATGGAGTCAaccttcctctcctcctcctctaaTTTCTAGCCACTCTTTCCTCGCAACTTCAAAATGAAAATTACTCCTCCCTTAATCACTGTTCCATTCAAGGATTATACTCCCTGATCCGCTCTCATCAAATTTTCTTAGATTtgactaaatttagatgtatatatctactAGATAGTATCTAGATACATCGAAATTTTAACAAATCTAAAACAAATGTCGTGAAATAGTTTCTCTCAAACTTACGCGGTAACCTAAATGCTGCTAGATGG
It includes:
- the LOC127348279 gene encoding uncharacterized protein, which produces MATRSSSTSLALIVSSSVLLLLLLATAPILVVDAALQDVKATCAKTPNPIFCTMVLSADPDIKTATTERALAELAIKASARLGATAGSYARRELDLVKDNLLWQCLDECAQDIEDAVSHLDDAEGEVDDAKFNLVAQYLQLSEQDTWSCDESCRDTPPCPVRTAVLAKNNDFEKMMNITNALIKVVQASAKPATALPAKP